From Paenibacillus sp. PvR098:
TACAGTGGTCTGTTGCGGCGAGAAGAGCAAACTGCTACAATTTAGGCTATAGGATATTGTTCGAAGAAAAGAAAGGGGATTAGCAGAATGCTAGGACTCGTGAAAAAAATATTTGGAGATCCAAATGACCGCGAACTGAAGCGGATGTGGAAGGCGGTTGAGTATATCAACTCGCTGGAGCCGTCTATCGAAGCTTTATCGGATCAGGAGCTCCATAATAAAACATATGAATTCCGCGAACGTTTGGAGAAAGGCGAGGATCTGGACGATCTGCTGCCGGAAGCTTTTGCGGTGGTAAGGGAAGCGTCCAAGCGTGTACTGGGCAAGCGTCATTATGACGTACAGCTCATTGGCGGTATGGTGCTGCACGAAGGCCGGATCGCGGAGATGCGGACAGGAGAAGGTAAAACGCTGGTGGGTACGCTTCCGGTGTATTTGAATGCGCTCCTGGGTAAAGGCGTTCATGTGGTAACGGTCAATGATTATTTGGCGCAGCGCGACAGCGCAGAGATGGGTAAAATTTATCAGTTTCTGGGTATGACCGTCGGGGTCAATCTGAATAGTCTAGAGCATGTTCAGAAGCAGGCCGCTTACGCTTGCGATGTTACGTACGGAACGAACAACGAATTCGGTTTCGACTATTTGCGTGATAACATGGTCGTATATAAAGAACAGATGGTGCAGCGGCCGCTTTATTATGCGGTCATCGACGAGGTTGATTCGATTCTGGTCGATGAAGCCCGTACGCCGCTCATTATTTCCGGACAAGCTGCCAAATCCACCGAAATGTATATGACGGCGGACAACTTTGTAAGCCGGTTAAAGGAAGAAGAAGAGGATTATGTTATCGATGTAAAGCTGCGTTCTGTCACGTTGACAGAGGCAGGGGTGGAGAAAGCGGAAAAAGCGTTCGGCATTGAGAACTTGTTCGATCATGAACATGTCACGCTTAACCATCATATTCAGCAGGCATTAAAGGCGCATGTCATTATGCGCCGCGATGTGGACTACGTGGTGAATGAAGACGAGATCGTTATCGTGGACGAATTTACCGGACGCTTGATGACGGGCCGCCGATACAGCGAAGGGTTACACCAAGCGATCGAGGCGAAAGAGAAGCTTAAAGTGCAGAACGAGTCGATGACGCTCGCTACGATTACTTTGCAGAACTACTTCCGGATGTACCGCAAGCTGTCGGGGATGACCGGTACGGCCAAGACGGAGGAAGAAGAGCTGAAGAAAATTTACGGGCTGGACGTTATTGTCGTTCCGACGAACAGACCCATGATCCGTCAAGATATGCCGGACATTGTGTATAAATCGATTGGCAGCAAGTTCCGTGCCGCTGTCAATGAGATCGTGGAACGTCATCAAAAGAACCAGCCGATACTGGTCGGTACGGTATCCATCGAGAACTCTGAGCGTCTATCCGAAATGCTGAAGAAAAAAGGTGTAAAGCATAAAGTTCTGAACGCGAAATACCATGAGGAAGAAGCTGAAATCGTCTCCCGTGCGGGTCAGCCAGGTGCAGTGACTATTGCCACTAACATGGCGGGCCGCGGTACCGATATTACGCTGGGTGACGGTGTAGCCGAAACCGGCGGTTTGCATATTATAGGTACAGAAAGACATGAAAGCCGGCGGATCGATAACCAGCTTCGCGGACGTGCCGGACGTCAGGGCGATCCGGGATCGTCTCAATTTTACTTGTCGCTGGAAGACGAGTTGATGCGCCGATTCGGGGCGGAGAATATCATGGGAATGATGGAACGCCTTGGCTTCGAGGAAGATCAGCCGATTGAGAGCAAGCTGATCTCGAAGGCCATTGAATCCGCGCAGAAGCGTGTGGAAGGCAACAACTTCGATGTGCGGAAGATCGTTCTTCAGTATGACGACGTGATGAACCAGCAGCGGGAGATCATCTACAAGCAACGCCGTGAGGTCATCGAATCCGAGAACATCCGGGATATCGTGCTCGGAATGATGATGCCGGTTATCGACCGCATTGTCGAAGCGCACTGCCCCGACGATCAGGTGCCGGAGGAGTGGGATCTGCAGGCCATTGTCGATTACACCAACGGAACGTTCCTGCATGAAGGTCAGCTGACGACAGAAGAGCTATGGGGTAAAGAAAAAGAAGAGATTATCGAGTACATGAAGGATCTCTTGAGACGATTATATGAAGAACGTGAACAGCAGATTGGCGAAGAATTCATTCGCGAATTCGAGAAGGTCGTGGTGCTGCGTGCGGTCGACAGCAAGTGGATGGACCACATTGATGCGATGGACCAGCTTCGTCAAGGGATTCACCTCCGTGCCTACGGTGGAACGGACCCTCTGCGCGAATACCAGTTCGAGGGCTATGAGATGTTCCAGGAAATGATCCAGAGCATCCAGGAGGAAGTGTCCACATACATCATGAAGGCCCATGTGGAGACCAATCTTGTGCGCGAAGCGGTAGTGGATGAGCATGAGATGGCTACCAATGGCGGTGAAGGAGAACCTGCACCGAAGAAGCCGGTAGTCAACGAGGATAAGATCGGACGCAATGATCTGTGCCCATGCGGCAGCGGCAAAAAATATAAGCAATGCCATGGTGTGTAAGAAGCGAGAGAAGCTGGACATCGGAAAGGGAGGTCGGGGGAAATACTCCGGTCTCTTTTTCTGCTAAAACTACGGACAGAGGTGTTTGTGCATGTTAGAAGCAGATGTAAAACGGGATTTACAAGAAACGGCCAAGCGATTGGCTGAGCTCAGGGGGTCTCTTTGACTTAGATCTCAAACTTGAGCAAGTAGCGGACTATGAGGAAAAAATGTCAGTACCCGACTTCTGGGATGACAATGAGCGTGCGCAGAAGCTGATAGCGGAAGCGAATGGGGTCAAAAGCGTGGTGGATCGGTTTCAGGCCATGGCTTCCGAGTACGAGGATCTCGAAGTGCTGGTGGAGCTGATGCAGGAGGAGAAAGATGAGAGCATGGCCGGCGATATTACGACCGGTATTGCCGCTCTCGTTAAGAAGCTGGAGGACTTTGAGCTGCAGCTTCTTCTAAGCCAGCCGTATGACTGTCTGAATGCCATTCTGGAGCTGCATCCGGGCGCCGGTGGCACGGAATCGCAGGACTGGGCCGAGATGCTGCTTCGCATGTACCGCCGTTGGGCGGAGAAGAGAGACTTCAAAGTCGAGGTGCTCGACTATTTGCCGGGGGATGAGGCCGGAGTGAAGAGCGTAACGCTGCTGATTAAGGGGTATAACGCATACGGCTATTTGAAAGCGGAGAAGGGTGTGCACCGGCTGGTACGTATCTCACCTTTCGATGCATCCGGACGCAGACACACGTCGTTTGTTTCGTGCGACATTATGCCCGAAATTGACGATGACGTGGAAGTCGAGATCCGTACCGAGGATCTCAAGGTTGACACGTACCGTGCCAGCGGTGCGGGCGGACAGCACATTAATACGACCGACTCGGCCGTGCGGATCACGCACCTCCCAACCGGTGTCGTGGTCAGCTGCCAAACGGAGCGCTCACAGATCAAGAACCGGGAGCGCGCGATGAAGATGCTTCGTTCGAAGCTGTACGAGAAGAAAATTGAAGAGCAGCGAAAGCAGCTTGCGGAAATCCGCGGCGAGGTGTCTGATATTGCTTGGGGGAGCCAGATCCGTTCATACGTGTTCCATCCGTACAGCATGGTGAAGGACCACCGGACGCAGACGGAAACCGGGAACGTGGGCGCTGTAATGGACGGCGATTTGGATATGTTTATTGACGCTTACCTGCGCCAGCAAATCACCAAGCCGGAAAAAGAAAGCTAAACAACATAAAATGGAGATTCCAAGCTCATCCTACACTTGAAGTGCGGTATTCTTCCTGGTTTCCCCAAGTTCTATTCGGAGCTGAGGGTTACTTGGAGAAACGGCGGGCGGAGTGTAGGATTTTTTGCATGGGGCAGGGGGTGCGACGGGTGCAGGAAGTTAGAACAAGCAACAGTGAGGCTGCCATGACAAGAAAGAGTAAGCACGGTTCCAGGCGCCGCAAACGTGGGGTTCGCAGAGGTGCGGGAGGCACGTGGAATCACCGTCTGATGGAGTATGTGCTGCTGCTGCTCGGGTCGGTGATTATTGCGGTCAGCTTTAATGTATTTTTGAGCCCGAATCAGGTAGCCTCAGGCGGGGTTTCGGGCATCAGCATCATTGTGAACAGCATCATGGGCGTTGAGCCTGCACTGACTCAATGGGCGCTGAATATTCCTCTTTTGTTGGCCGGCACACTGCTGCTGGGGAAGCAATTCGGTGTGAAAACGGCCGTCGGTGCCGTGCTGCTCCCATTACTCGTTTTACTTACGCGTGATTTGCCGTCGCTGACAGACAATATTCTACTCGCCAGTATTTATGGCGGTATACTCATTGGCATTGGACTTGGGCTGGTCTTTCGAGGCAGGGGATCTACCGGCGGTTTGGACTTGGCTGCACAAATTTTGCATAAATATACGGGCATCAGTCTAGGGCTGTGCATTGCGCTGCTGGACGGAATGGTGATTGTAACGGCGGGGCTGCTTATTTCTCCGGAGAAGGCGATGTATGCGCTTATCGGGTTATTCGTAACGAGTAGAACGATCAATGTGGTACAGGTGGGCTTAAGCTACTCCAAAGTGGCGTTTATTATCTCGGAGTCGGAGCAAGCATTGAAGGAGGCGATCCTCTATGAACTCGACCGTGGGCTTACGAAGCTGCAGGCCACTGGAGGTTACACAGGCGAGGAGCGGACGGTGCTTATGGTCGTCGTAGGTCAGACGGAAGTCAGCCGGCTCAAAGAGCTGGTACGCAGGATCGATCCTGGCGCTTTCGTCATTCTGAGCGATACGAATGAGGTGCTCGGTGAAGGTTTTAAGTTAAACGGAACAGGAGGAACGAGCCCATAAAAAGGCTGTTCCTCCTGTTTTAGATTTATGCTAAACGCTCTGGATGCGAGTACACGTTAAACGTGCTTCCTCTAATAAATCCTATAACGGTAATGCCCAAGTCGTCAGCAAGCTCCAGCGCCAGATCTGTCGGTGCAGATTTGGAAAGCAGGATGCCGATGCCCATTTTGGCTGTCTTGAGCAGGACCTCCGAGCTCACTCGGCCGCTGAAGGCGATGGCTGCATCCTTCATGGATACACGTTCCCGCAGGCAGTGCCCGTACACCTTGTCAAGGGCGTTATGGCGGCCAATGTCGGTTCGGGTAACGAGCAGCTTCTCTCTGGAGCAGAGGGCCGCATTGTGAACGCCCCCGGTCTGGCGGAAGACATCGGAACCGTCTTGAAGCTGGCGAATCAGCGCAAGGCATTCGTCCGGTGTGATGTGTGAACGGCTCATCACCGTTTTGGCCGTCCGCACATCACTTCGCAGATAGAACTGCCGGCTTTTGCCGCAGCACGACCCGATAACGCGTTTGGAATGGTCCATAAGCTTCCCTCGTTCTGGGTAAAGCAGCGTGACATCGGCGAAGCCCCGGCTGGCATTAAGCTGCAAGCCGGTAACCTCATTCGCTTCATGGATGACTCCTTCGGAAGCCAAAAATCCGAAAACCATATCCTCCATATCGGAGGGGGTACATACGATCGTAGCAAATTCTTCTCCATCGAGCCGAATCGTTAACGGCGATTCCTTGGCAATAGGGTCTGCCTGTTCAGAAAGCCGTTCTCCATCATAACGCCATACGGTTCGGGTCGAAACCGAGAGATCCATAGGAATCACTCACTTTCCATCTCCAATTCGTCGATTCTGCGTTCCACATATTTGGTATCTTTGAACGCATGATACGTTTCTGCCTTTTCCACAATGACGGTGGTATTGTATTCAGGAATCCCCGCATGCGGTTCGTATACTCCTTTTGGAATGATGACATTCCCTTCCGGCCAATGAACCTGAATATTGCCGGATCGAACCTCAGCCCATTTAGCCCGGCCGTGGAAGACGCCGTATTTATTATAGACAACAATCGCATCGCCCTCTCTAAGCTGCTGTGCCATGCCATCTTCCTCATTTATCAGCACGTCGTAACGGTCAGCACCGTTAAACGGATCGGTCTCACTATAAACCATGGAGTTGAATTGCTTACCTCTTCTAGTCGTTACAAAATAATGGCCTTCCGGCTTGCGCAGCTCAGGAAGCTCAGTAGGGATCAGATTTCCCCGTCCGTCCGTCGTAGGGCAAATTCCATCCTCACAAAGCCAAGCACCGCCCCACTGGAACACATCGCCGCGGTTTTTCAGGTGCTGAATGCCGTCGTAATTTGGCGCAGCCTTTGCAATCTCAGCCCGGACTGCCGCAGCATCTTTAAACTGGATCAAATGCGCCTGCTCAGGCTTCACCCGTGAAGCCAGGTCCACGTAGATCTCCCATTCCGAACGAGCTTCAGGCATGCGAGGCCCGTCGATTTCAGGCGAGAAGAACACCATGCGCTCCGTCGACGTGGAGGTTCCGCCTCCCGGCTGTTCATAACGAGTCATAGCAGGCAGGACGATAACCGTTTCCTTGGCGTCCACCAGCGTAGACGTGTTCAGCATGATGTCTTGGTGTACCCGCAGCTCTACGTTTTGTAAGCAGCGCTCTACGAATTCTGGTTCCGGCATGGTTTCGAGGAAGTTGCCGCCGGAAGTGTAGAACGTCTTCAGCTTCCGTTCGTGATCCTCCGGGAGCAGCGCGTTCTCGAGCGTTACTCCTACGATGTCCCCCTGCCAATCAGGCAGCTTAAAGCCCCACAGCTCTTCGATTCTTGGGACGTCGGCTCCTTTAAACTCGCCACCTGGCAAGCTGAACGGGTCTGCGCCCATTTCGCCGGAACCCTGCACGCCGCTGTGACCGCGGATCGGCATGAGTCCGCAGTGTTCGCGGCCGAGGAAGCCCCGCAGCAGCGCCAGATTGGCGACTTGAGAGATGTTATCCGTACCGAAGCGGTGCTGCGTCAGCCCCATGCTCCAGACGAAAACAGCCGACTTTGCTTCAGCGAGCAGCACGGCGAATTCGCGAATTCTTTCACGTGATAGCCCGGACGATTGTTCAAGCAGTGCCCAATC
This genomic window contains:
- the secA gene encoding preprotein translocase subunit SecA, yielding MLGLVKKIFGDPNDRELKRMWKAVEYINSLEPSIEALSDQELHNKTYEFRERLEKGEDLDDLLPEAFAVVREASKRVLGKRHYDVQLIGGMVLHEGRIAEMRTGEGKTLVGTLPVYLNALLGKGVHVVTVNDYLAQRDSAEMGKIYQFLGMTVGVNLNSLEHVQKQAAYACDVTYGTNNEFGFDYLRDNMVVYKEQMVQRPLYYAVIDEVDSILVDEARTPLIISGQAAKSTEMYMTADNFVSRLKEEEEDYVIDVKLRSVTLTEAGVEKAEKAFGIENLFDHEHVTLNHHIQQALKAHVIMRRDVDYVVNEDEIVIVDEFTGRLMTGRRYSEGLHQAIEAKEKLKVQNESMTLATITLQNYFRMYRKLSGMTGTAKTEEEELKKIYGLDVIVVPTNRPMIRQDMPDIVYKSIGSKFRAAVNEIVERHQKNQPILVGTVSIENSERLSEMLKKKGVKHKVLNAKYHEEEAEIVSRAGQPGAVTIATNMAGRGTDITLGDGVAETGGLHIIGTERHESRRIDNQLRGRAGRQGDPGSSQFYLSLEDELMRRFGAENIMGMMERLGFEEDQPIESKLISKAIESAQKRVEGNNFDVRKIVLQYDDVMNQQREIIYKQRREVIESENIRDIVLGMMMPVIDRIVEAHCPDDQVPEEWDLQAIVDYTNGTFLHEGQLTTEELWGKEKEEIIEYMKDLLRRLYEEREQQIGEEFIREFEKVVVLRAVDSKWMDHIDAMDQLRQGIHLRAYGGTDPLREYQFEGYEMFQEMIQSIQEEVSTYIMKAHVETNLVREAVVDEHEMATNGGEGEPAPKKPVVNEDKIGRNDLCPCGSGKKYKQCHGV
- the prfB gene encoding peptide chain release factor 2 (programmed frameshift), encoding MLEADVKRDLQETAKRLAELRGSLDLDLKLEQVADYEEKMSVPDFWDDNERAQKLIAEANGVKSVVDRFQAMASEYEDLEVLVELMQEEKDESMAGDITTGIAALVKKLEDFELQLLLSQPYDCLNAILELHPGAGGTESQDWAEMLLRMYRRWAEKRDFKVEVLDYLPGDEAGVKSVTLLIKGYNAYGYLKAEKGVHRLVRISPFDASGRRHTSFVSCDIMPEIDDDVEVEIRTEDLKVDTYRASGAGGQHINTTDSAVRITHLPTGVVVSCQTERSQIKNRERAMKMLRSKLYEKKIEEQRKQLAEIRGEVSDIAWGSQIRSYVFHPYSMVKDHRTQTETGNVGAVMDGDLDMFIDAYLRQQITKPEKES
- a CDS encoding YitT family protein — translated: MTRKSKHGSRRRKRGVRRGAGGTWNHRLMEYVLLLLGSVIIAVSFNVFLSPNQVASGGVSGISIIVNSIMGVEPALTQWALNIPLLLAGTLLLGKQFGVKTAVGAVLLPLLVLLTRDLPSLTDNILLASIYGGILIGIGLGLVFRGRGSTGGLDLAAQILHKYTGISLGLCIALLDGMVIVTAGLLISPEKAMYALIGLFVTSRTINVVQVGLSYSKVAFIISESEQALKEAILYELDRGLTKLQATGGYTGEERTVLMVVVGQTEVSRLKELVRRIDPGAFVILSDTNEVLGEGFKLNGTGGTSP
- the fdhD gene encoding formate dehydrogenase accessory sulfurtransferase FdhD, whose translation is MDLSVSTRTVWRYDGERLSEQADPIAKESPLTIRLDGEEFATIVCTPSDMEDMVFGFLASEGVIHEANEVTGLQLNASRGFADVTLLYPERGKLMDHSKRVIGSCCGKSRQFYLRSDVRTAKTVMSRSHITPDECLALIRQLQDGSDVFRQTGGVHNAALCSREKLLVTRTDIGRHNALDKVYGHCLRERVSMKDAAIAFSGRVSSEVLLKTAKMGIGILLSKSAPTDLALELADDLGITVIGFIRGSTFNVYSHPERLA
- a CDS encoding FdhF/YdeP family oxidoreductase, which codes for MGKTKHSGRISLPSMPDPKLWASKMPFGLNRIKPRHIRDTLKVVWDNRDQLPYAYRILTQGVCDGCALGVSGLRDQTLEGPHLCTTRLNVLRLNTMPAIAHDVLHSDIEELRKLDSTELRKLGRIPYPLIRRAGESRFSRLSWDEALDTIAGKIRSVDPKQLAFYLTARGITNESYYVAAKAARLLGTNHIDNASRICHSPSKTALKRSVGIGASSCNYKDWIGTDVLVFWGSVAANNQPVSTKYMYAAKRKGTKIIAINPYHEPSMDQYWIPSVGESALFGTKITDDFYQVNIGGDIAFMNGVMKHWFDMEETSPGSAVNLDFVREHANGYEELRAHVMNQDWALLEQSSGLSRERIREFAVLLAEAKSAVFVWSMGLTQHRFGTDNISQVANLALLRGFLGREHCGLMPIRGHSGVQGSGEMGADPFSLPGGEFKGADVPRIEELWGFKLPDWQGDIVGVTLENALLPEDHERKLKTFYTSGGNFLETMPEPEFVERCLQNVELRVHQDIMLNTSTLVDAKETVIVLPAMTRYEQPGGGTSTSTERMVFFSPEIDGPRMPEARSEWEIYVDLASRVKPEQAHLIQFKDAAAVRAEIAKAAPNYDGIQHLKNRGDVFQWGGAWLCEDGICPTTDGRGNLIPTELPELRKPEGHYFVTTRRGKQFNSMVYSETDPFNGADRYDVLINEEDGMAQQLREGDAIVVYNKYGVFHGRAKWAEVRSGNIQVHWPEGNVIIPKGVYEPHAGIPEYNTTVIVEKAETYHAFKDTKYVERRIDELEMESE